From the genome of Papaver somniferum cultivar HN1 chromosome 2, ASM357369v1, whole genome shotgun sequence, one region includes:
- the LOC113352893 gene encoding uncharacterized protein LOC113352893: protein MDFQDFTIIDKSWIGLPRDHDAFKAGVRNFIDYASWDLEPDQKIFCPCKDCNNNKRELVSVVHGHILWNGFMPGYVDWVYHGEGEDQVRETTNTGNVVQDDDEEMSDLLQEMNYDASNFYKLLNDAQVSLYPGCEKFSRLSFIVHLLHVKSLGGLNIKGFDALLSLLTKAFPDAKLPKNFYDARTTIKGLGLGYILIDACENDCVLFWKENADKTSCPVCHASRWKTTELNVDNESIRRTPRGKNIPVKQLRYFPLKPRLQRLFMSSKTASYMRYHAKRRPKDGVLRHPVDAETWKTFDKKHPEFAADPRNVRLALATDGMNPFGNMLHPHSTWPVVLISYNLPPWLCMKEENFILSMIIPGPKSPGNDIDVYLQPLIEELKELWDEGVETYDISKKENFKCRAALLGTISDFPALAMLSGWSTKGEFACPCCGPDRCSERLSNGGKYCYMHHRRYLPAGHHWRHQKSAFDGEKELREPPHLMNGDEIAQQLAHFRQVQFGKNAKQTGLTEITPVTFEHNWKKKSIFHELPYLSSIICFHNVDVMHVEKNICETVLGTVMNVEGKTKDNLKARLDLMDWGLRPSYSYLRQEGDKIVVPTASFVMSPKEKESFCRTLKDIKVPDGYSSNISRCVNVKDRKIMGLKSHDYHVLMEYLFPIALRGHLDGDILEALSELCMFFKVLCTRVLKIEDLDKLQDSIAITLCKLERIFPPSFFVVMMHLPIHLTQQAKDAGPVQYRWMYPIERYLRKLKSYVRNKACPEGSMAEAYLIDECITFCTRYLNSVVTKFNKLERNEDDEAPQPDDRLIVFKQSGRPVGAETWGQLTESEMKQIQLYALLNTKEVQPYEEEHKSELQSRGLRDADVNRRHIKEFPDWFATKIYQLHKKGQVSDELYSLSQGPAKECLSYNGYIINGFRFHTREWESRRKSQNSGLCVPREDEGVAEDENDFYGVVNNIIEARYVGQLRVLLFKCDWRPIAGTDEFGFTSVHMNRRYYVNEPFILASQAQQVFYINDVYNKQNEVVIKTQPRRSFNIPEIDSDGETETESSTSSEAYQEWHSSYSIKDLRGEPHQDRSDSFVWDRNDVPPETISRAAAAVACRSQEDEEENDTDAVYTSDDEDEYEFDDNNNRDDMEF, encoded by the exons ATGGATTTCCAAGACTTCACAATTATTGACAAGAGCTGGATAGGACTTCCAAGAGACCACGATGCATTCAAAGCAGGAGTTCGAAATTTCATAGACTATGCGAGCTGGGATTTAGAACCCGACCAGAAAATATTTTGTCCTTGTAAGGATTGCAATAACAATAAGAGAGAGCTTGTGTCTGTAGTGCACGGACATATTCTGTGGAATGGCTTTATGCCGGGATATGTCGATTGGGTATACCATGGAGAAGGGGAAGACCAGGTGAGGGAAACAACCAATACTGGAAATGTGGTGCAGGACGACGATGAAGAAATGTCTGATTTGCTGCAAGAAATGAACTATGACGCCTCCAATTTTTACAAGTTGCTGAACGATGCGCAGGTGTCACTATATCCTGGCTGTGAAAAGTTTTCAAGATTATCCTTCATTGTGCACTTGCTTCATGTCAAGTCCCTCGGTGGATTGAACATCAAGGGGTTTGATGCGTTGTTGAGTCTCTTGACCAAAGCCTTTCCGGATGCCAAACTACCAAAGAATTTTTATGATGCTAGAACAACAATCAAGGGCTTGGGGCTTGGCTACATTTTGATCgatgcttgcgagaatgattgtgTTTTGTTCTGGAAAGAGAATGCAGATAAAACTTCTTGCCCGGTATGTCATGCTTCAAGATGGAAAACTACTGAATTGAATGTGGATAACGAATCAATCAGAAGAACACCAAGAGGTAAAAACATTCCAGTAAAGCAATTGCGGTACTTCCCATTAAAGCCAAGACTTCAGAGGTTATTTATGTCTTCAAAGACCGCTTCTTATATGCGATATCATGCCAAAAGACGTCCCAAAGATGGAGTTTTGAGGCATCCAGTTGATGCAGAGACATGGAAGACCTTTGATAAGAAGCACCCAGAGTTTGCAGCTGATCCTCGCAATGTAAGACTTGCATTAGCAACTGATGGGATGAATCCGTTTGGGAATATGTTGCATCCACATAGTACATGGCCAGTTGTTCTCATCAGTTATAACTTACCACCGTGGTTGTGTATGAAAGAGGAAAATTTTATCTTGTCTATGATAATTCCTGGACCCAAATCCCCAGGAAACGACATCGATGTGTATTTGCAACCACTCATAGAGGAATTGAAGGAATTGTGGGATGAAGGTGTTGAAACTTACGATATTTCAAAGAAAGAGAATTTTAAATGTCGTGCAGCATTACTTGGCACCATCAGTGATTTCCCTGCACTAGCTATGCTTTCCGGGTGGAGCACCAAAGGGGAATTTGCTTGTCCGTGCTGTGGGCCTGACCGATGTTCAGAACGACTGAGCAATGGGGGCAAGTATTGTTACATGCATCATCGTCGATACTTGCCTGCTGGTCATCATTGGCGCCACCAGAAGTCAGCCTTTGATGGAGAGAAAGAACTTCGAGAACCACCACATCTGATGAATGGGGATGAAATTGCTCAACAGCTGGCTCATTTTCGACAAGTTCAGTTTGGTAAGAACGCCAAACAGACTGGTCTGACAGAAATAACACCAGTTACTTTTGAACACAACTGGAAAAAAAAGAGCATATTTCATGAGTTGCCGTACTTAAGCTCAATTATATGTTTTCATAATGTCGATGTGATGCACGTTGAGAAGAATATTTGTGAAACTGTATTGGGCACAGTGATGAAtgtagaagggaaaacgaaagacaaTCTTAAGGCCCGGTTGGATCTGATGGACTGGGGATTACGGCCGAGTTACAGTTATTTGAGACAAGAGGGAGATAAAATAGTGGTGCCAACAGCTTCTTTTGTCATGTCGCCCAAAGAGAAGGAATCTTTTTGTAGAACTTTGAAGGATATTAAGGTTCCCGATGGAtactcatcaaatatttctcgGTGTGTGAACGTTAAGGATCGAAAGATTATGGGTCTGAAAAGTCATGACTATCATGTATTAATGGAATATTTATTTCCTATTGCCTTACGTGGACACTTGGATGGGGATATATTGGAAGCACTGAGTGAGTTATGTATGTTTTTTAAAGTGTTGTGTACACGGGTTCTCAAGATAGAGGATCTGGATAAACTACAAGATAGTATCGCAATTACTTTGTGCAAGTTGGAAAGAATATTCCCCCCATCTTTTTTTGTTGTGATGATGCATTTGCCCATTCATCTAACACAACAAGCAAAGGATGCAGGTCCAGTTCAGTATCGGTGGATGTATCCGATCGAGAG GTATCTGCGTAAGTTGAAGTCTTATGTGCGGAATAAAGCTTGCCCCGAAGGATCGATGGCTGAAGCATACCTTATAGATGAATGTATCACTTTTTGTACGCGTTACTTGAATAGTGTTGTTACAAAATTTAATAAACTTGAAAGGAATGAGGATGATGAGGCGCCACAACCTGATGATCGATTAATAGTTTTCAAACAATCCGGTAGGCCCGTTGGAGCTGAAACTTGGGGACAGCTTACGGAGTCAGAGATGAAACAAATCCAACTTTATGCTTTGCTGAATACCAAAGAAGTGCAGCCATATGAGGA GGAACACAAAAGTGAGCTGCAAAGCCGTGGCTTAAGAGACGCCGACGTTAATAGAAGACACATCAAAGAGTTTCCTGATTGGTTTGCAACTAAA ataTACCAATTGCATAAAAAAGGTCAGGTGAGTGATGAACTATATTCGTTGAGTCAAGGTCCTGCTAAAGAATGTTTGAGTTACAATGGCTACATTATCAATGGGTTTAGATTTCATACAAGAGAGTGGGAGAGTCGACGAAAGTCACAGAATAGTGGACTGTGTGTCCCTCGGGAAGACGAAGGTGTagctgaagatgaaaatgattttTATGGAGTTGTGAATAATATTATCGAGGCACGGTATGTGGGTCAACTCCGAGTTCTTCTTTTCAAATGCGATTGGAGACCGATTGCAGGAACAGATGAGTTTGGATTTACTAGTGTCCATATGAATAGAAGATATTATGTGAATGAACCGTTTATTTTAGCATCTCAAGCACAACAGGTTTTCTATATCAATGATGTATATAATAAACAAAATGAAGTGGTTATAAAAACGCAACCTCGTCGGTCTTTCAATATTCCAGAAATAGATTCGGATGGGGAGACTGAAACAGAAAGCTCGACTTCTAGTGAGGCATATCAAGAATGGCATTCAAGCTATTCGATAAAAGATCTTAGAGGAGAGCCACATCAGGATCGCAGTGACAGTTTTGTTTGGGATAGGAACGACGTTCCCCCAGAAACTATCAGTCGTGCTGCAGCAGCAGTAGCTTGTCGAagccaagaagatgaagaggaaaatgACACGGATGCCGTTTACACctctgatgatgaggatgagtatGAATTTGATGATAATAACAACCGCGATGATATGGAATTTTAA